The Hydra vulgaris chromosome 05, alternate assembly HydraT2T_AEP genome includes the window aagtttaagcCTAACTTTGACTTCAAGTATTTAgtagttttgttgttttttttataataaaatgatgatTAATTGATAGATTACAAAAGCTATCACTTCTACTTGGATAAACAAGTCAAATGTaagaaaaaatgtctttattgttttcattttttatattgttatcatattagtttaaaaagatGAAACACTGAGACACTAGGGTTGTATAAAatgctaaattattataacttattcATTCTAATATTTATAGAACCATTGTGTACCAGTAAAGAATGATTATGTCAACCAAAATACAGAGAGTGtgagtattttaaatacaaaatagtcTTGTTTTACAcaagatatttttgtatttaaaaattggatctataaaacaaattaaactctgaatagattaaaatttttaaagaccaCATTAATGACAATTCaaataacagaaaaataaatgtgctgaagtttttttgagttaattaacaactaaaaaaaaaaagttaattatactaaaaatataattgtcatttttaagataacttaattcaaaaatattgcaCTCTAAGATTTATGTTGATATTGCACTCTAAAATTTATGTTGATGATTTAGAATGAAGCTAATTCATcagaaaaaatttcatcaaacaaGATAGCTGTTGAAGGTAAGTACTAGCACATATGAAAAAGATGAACGAAcagactttaaaaataaaacatttgaattattttttttaaaattttttaaaatttagagttGGAAGTAATTGACTTAAGTGCTTGCAGCACATTACAAAACTCACATTTAGTAGaggttaaattaatttttaccttttttaagcaatataaataaagtCAGGGAAATTCAATcgatactaaaatatttttgtaggcattattttctaataacttaaCACTGCtttatcttaatattaataatacagaaaagaaaaaaatataatttttaagaatatttaattggaaaaaCCCTGCTTTCTAtctaaatagtataaaaaaaattttttatcattaataaaatatccTTTTGATTCAGATTGGAGCTAATTCTTCAGAAAAAGATGAATTCTTATTGGACAAGTTTATTGGTAGAGGTAAGCTTGTTCATATAAGCTCTAAAACTTATAGATATGTCgcagaaaaaatttttgtaaaaagattaaacaaacaaggtttttaaaatttagacttAGAAGAAATTGATTTTAGTGTTCAAACCATATTACAAGACTCACATTTAGAAGAGGTTGAGATGATCTTTTTCCTAGTTTATAGGTTTTATTACTTACATTATTACATTTCTAggtaatagtttaaatattaaaattttttccttactttacaaaaaaaaaaaaaaaaaaaaaaaaaagttcatattatcaaacaaaatgtttcagagtcgtttttattaataaagaacaATAGTGCTAAGTAATAATTGACAGCAAATTAGCCCTAGTTAATTCTTAGTACAACTACCAAGAAAACCTTTTTGGAGCTATGAATATATACAAATGGTTGAGTAACTATGCAAAATTtcttaaacaaaatgtttacattttgtttaagaaagatatttg containing:
- the LOC136079911 gene encoding uncharacterized protein LOC136079911; the protein is MLTDEFITKAITSTWINKSNNHCVPVKNDYVNQNTESNEANSSEKISSNKIAVEELEVIDLSACSTLQNSHLVEIGANSSEKDEFLLDKFIGRDLEEIDFSVQTILQDSHLEEVEMIFFLVYRFYYLHYYISR